A window from Vigna angularis cultivar LongXiaoDou No.4 chromosome 7, ASM1680809v1, whole genome shotgun sequence encodes these proteins:
- the LOC108338059 gene encoding E3 ubiquitin-protein ligase listerin isoform X2, producing MYLEENLKLTPQNLSDKAVATDELDEIYQQVISSTLLALATLLDVLICLQQGPGFENVTTEPKHASKARVAAVSFTEKLFKDHKYFHDFLRSQRPSIRSATYSVLKSLIKNMPQAINDGNLKTVAGAILGAFNEKDPTCHPSMWDVILLFSRKFPDGWSSLNIQKSILNPFWNFLRNGCFGSQKVSYPALVLFLDNVPPTSVRGDKFFLEFFKNLWAGRRVSLSTDRLAFFQALQECFLWSLKNASRYNDGEESICHFRVTLVDHVLVKLFWKDFLTAGTSRADDIINAGKATFSSEENVSENEKVDMLSMKYPMPYLQELGNCFIEILLGIYILDINVLSVFIEELQVNCMGALEQAVNVDIVERIILFMFLLEKHAVLKGAIWPLAYIVGPMLAKSFSLIKSSDSPDTVRLLTVAISVFGPQMIVQEVFIKNKGHYSSQVSCNGDKLGEAEDFMQIFKNIFVPWCLQSNSCSTSALLDLLLALLDDEYFSEQWSFIVNYVIGQSYSEFESRLLDADHAAILAMLLEKARDGRMKRKVEDDSSHSPGSNAKDWHHQYLESSAIAISQSLPPFSTSHVQFICSLLGGLTEEKSSFLSRNALILIYEEIFRKLLCFLQASPFFWVQNAASVLINDEKIPVEFDSSLNIVEIAQFSLEILDGSFYSLKTLDGESGLVSGILSAIFVIEWECNLSKALGYSLDDNSMIQIKPRITFGELVCAFHNNINVQFLKSLCSDSRKRLSNILVQSTRLALFAEDRLINDEIVSLCCTWVLEVLEHVCVDENEEQSLLQYLLSKDEMWPAFVTPNFSLTKASGDKKFVALIDKLISKIGIDRVISGCGVLNPSLLGKGQELASSAWLGAEILCTWRWPGSCAMSSFLPSFCAYAKGNNYVQEGLLDETLRILLDGSLVYGGTGTKSSVSMWPVPADEMEGVEEPFLRALISFLSALFKEKIWGPAKASSLIELFVNKLFIGEAVNTNCLKILPLLINILLEPFYGYEEPGTGVHHCSLEERFVQNTMIDWLERALSLPPLVTWKTGEDMEDWLQLVIACYPFISVSGPQALKSARSISSDERKLLCKLFQKQRHVAGGSAIFNQLTVVQMLLSKLMIVSVGYCWNEFCKEDWDFLLSNLRCWIQSAVVMMEDITENINGVVDSSADNLNLMSQKIEQIILISDPFPIKICENALFSFLLLLKHCKLQQDEERDNLRTFKSENLDSVKDRILEGVLRLLFCTGISEAIASACCKEAALVVASSRVEYTHFWNLVSFGVVNSSSQCRDKAVKSVEFWGLRKGSISSLYALLFTSKPIPPLQFAAYFVLSNEPVLSIAILEDNACNSNVYAATDVDVRGHDMSIEEKVHLKKEISVMVERAPFEVLGTESLSHQRVNLFLAWSLLLSHLQSLSSSSQRERLIQYIQDSATPVVLDCLFQHIPVETFTVQSLKKKDAELSGGLSEAASAATRATTTGSLLFAVESLWPVESEKISSLAGAIYGLMLQVLPAYVRGWFSDLRDRNTSAVIESFTRTCCSPPLIANELSQIKKADFRDENFSVSVSKSANEIVATYTKDETGMDLVIRLPASYPLRPVDVDCTRSLGIAETKQRKWLMSMMLFVRNQNGALAEAIGIWKRNFDKEFEGVEECPICYSVIHTADHSLPRLGCKTCKHKFHSACLCKWFSTSHKSSCPLCQSPFYGLHLE from the exons atgtatttagaAGAAAACCTAAAGCTCACACCGCAAAATTTATCTGATAAAGCTGTAGCTACAGATGAGTTAGATGAGATATATCAGCAG GTGATATCATCAACGTTGTTAGCATTGGCCACTCTTCTTGATGTTTTAATTTGCTTACAACAAGGACCTGGTTTTGAGAACGTAACTACTGAACCTAAACATGCTTCTAAGGCTAGGGTGGCTGCTGTTTCTTTTACTGAGAAGCTGTTCAAAGATCATAAATACTTTCATGACTTTTTGAGGTCACAAAGGCCTAGCATTCGATCAGCTACTTATAGTGTATTGAAGagcttaataaaaaatatgccACAGGCTATTAATGATGGAAATTTAAAAACTGTTGCTGGTGCAATTCTTGGTGCTTTCAATGAGAAGGATCCAACTTGTCATCCCTCAATGTGGGATGTAATATTACTTTTCTCTAGAAAATTCCCGGATGGTTGGTCTTCCTTAAACATTCAAAAAAGCATACTAAATCCATTTTGGAATTTTCTTAGGAATGGTTGTTTTGGTTCCCAGAAGGTTTCATATCCAgctttggttttatttttagaCAATGTTCCACCTACATCTGTCAGAGGGGATAagttttttcttgaatttttcaAGAACTTGTGGGCTGGAAGGAGAGTTTCTCTATCTACAGATAGACTGGCATTTTTCCAGGCACTGCAAGAATGTTTCCTTTGGTCTTTGAAAAATGCTTCAAG ATATAATGATGGAGAAGAGTCAATCTGTCATTTCCGAGTCACTCTTGTTGATCATGTCCTTGTAAAGCTTTTTTGGAAGGATTTCCTTACAGCTGGAACCTCGAGAGCCGATGACATAATCAACGCAGGAAAAGCAACATTTTCATCGGAGGAAAATGTTTCTGAAAACGAGAAAGTGGATATGCTGAGTATGAAGTATCCTATGCCCTATTTGCAAGAGTTGGGGAACTGCTTTATTGAAATCCTTTTAGGCATTTATATATTGGATATCAATGTTCTATCTGTTTTTATTGAGGAACTTCAGGTTAATTGCATGGGTGCTCTTGAGCAAGCAGTTAATGTGGACATTGTTGAACGAATCATTTTGTTCATGTTTTTGCTGGAAAAACATGCTGTGCTGAAAGGTGCAATTTGGCCATTGGCCTATATTGTGGGACCAATGTTGGCGAAGTCTTTCTCACTCATTAAATCTTCA GATTCACCAGATACTGTGAGACTTCTGACAGTTGCTATTTCAGTATTTGGACCACAAATGATTGTCCAagaagtttttattaaaaacaaaggGCATTACTCTAGTCAGGTTTCGTGTAATGGGGATAAATTAGGGGAAGCTGAAGACTTTATGCAAATATTCAAGAATATATTTGTTCCTTGGTGCCTGCAATCAAATAGTTGCTCAACCAGTGCTCTGCTAGATTTGTTGTTGGCACTGCTGGATGATGAGTATTTCTCAGAACAATGGTCCTTCATCGTCAACTATGTGATTGGCCAAAGTTATTCTGAGTTTGAATCAAGGTTATTAGATGCTGACCATGCGGCAATATTGGCTATGCTCCTAGAAAAAGCAAGGGATGGGAGAATGAAGAGGAAAGTGGAAGATGATTCCAGTCATAGTCCAGGCAGCAATGCCAAAGATTGGCATCATCAATATCTCGAATCATCTGCTATTGCTATTTCTCAATCCCTGCCGCCCTTCAGCACTTCTCATGTGCAGTTTATATG CTCTCTTCTCGGTGGTTTAACAGAAGAAAAATCTTCTTTTTTGTCAAGAAATGCTTTGATTCTCATTTATGAAGAGATTTTCAGGAAGTTACTATGTTTTCTCCAGGCTTCACCTTTCTTTTGGGTACAGAATGCAGCTTCTGTTTTAATCAATGATGAAAAAATCCCTGTAGAATTTGATAGTTCTCTCAACATTGTTGAGATAGCTCAATTTTCTCTTGAGATACTTGATGGTAGTTTCTATAGCCTGAAGACTCTTGATGGGGAAAGTGGACTTGTATCTGGAATTTTATCTGCAATTTTTGTCATTGAATGGGAGTGTAATTTAAGCAAAGCACTAGGTTATTCACTTGATGACAATTCAATGATACAAATCAAGCCCAGGATAACATTTGGTGAATTAGTGTGTGCTTTCCATAACAATATAAATGTTCAATTTTTGAAAAGCCTTTGCTCAGATAGCCGCAAGAGATTGTCAAATATCTTAGTTCAGTCAACAAGGTTAGCGCTATTTGCCGAAGACAGACTTATTAATGATGAAATTGTATCGTTATGCTGTACATGGGTTCTTGAAGTTCTTGAACATGTCTGTgtggatgaaaatgaagaacaaaGTCTGCTACAATATCTACTGAGTAAGGATGAAATGTGGCCTGCGTTTGTTACTCCAAATTTTAGCTTGACAAAG GCTTCTGGAGACAAGAAGTTTGTTGCTTTAATTGACAAGTTAATATCAAAAATAGGGATTGATAGAGTTATTTCTGGGTGTGGTGTTCTTAATCCATCTTTGCTTGGAAAAGGTCAAGAGCTTGCATCTTCTGCATGGTTAGGTGCTGAAATCCTGTGCACGTGGAGATGGCCTGGAAGCTGTGCTATGTCTTCTTTCTTACCTTCATTCTGTGCTTATGCCAAGGGCAATAATTATGTCCAGGAAGGCCTGTTAGATGAAACGTTGAGAATTTTGCTTGATGGTTCCCTTGTTTATGGAGGCACTGGCACAAAGAGTTCCGTTAGTATGTGGCCAGTTCCAGCTGATGAAATGGAAGGTGTTGAAGAACCATTCTTAAGAGCACTTATTTCGTTTCTCTCTGCTTTATTCAAAGAGAAAATATGGGGCCCAGCAAAGGCATCCAGTCTGATAGAACTTTTTGTGAATAAACTCTTTATTGGGGAAGCAGTTAATACTAATTGTCTTAAGATTCTACCTTTGCTTATAAATATACTTCTAGAACCATTTTATGGGTATGAGGAACCTGGTACTGGTGTCCATCATTGTTCTTTAGAAGAAAGATTCGTGCAAAATACTATGATAGACTGGCTGGAGAGGGCACTAAGTCTTCCACCTTTGGTCACATGGAAGACAGGAGAAG ACATGGAAGATTGGCTTCAGTTGGTTATTGCCTGTTATCCCTTCATCTCAGTGTCTGGTCCACAAGCATTGAAGTCAGCGAGAAGTATCAGCTCTGATGAGAGGAAGCTTCTCTGTAAATTATTCCAGAAGCAAAGACATGTTGCTGGTGGATCAGCTATATTTAATCAGCTTACAGTGGTGCAGATGCTTCTATCAAAACTTATGATTGTTTCTGTAGGATATTGCTGGAATGAATTCTGTAAAGAAGATTGGGACTTTTTATTGTCTAACCTAAGGTGTTGGATTCAATCAGCAGTTGTCATGATGGAGGATATAACTGAAAATATAAATGGTGTTGTTGATAGCTCAGCTGATAATTTAAATCTGATGAGTCAGAAAATTGagcaaattattttaatttcagatCCTTTTCCAATAAAGATTTGTGAAAATgcccttttctcttttttgctTCTCCTTAAGCATTGTAAACTTCAACAAGATGAAGAGAGAGATAATCTACGTACATTTAAATCAGAAAATTTGGATTCTGTTAAAGATCGAATTCTAGAGGGTGTCCTCCGCCTACTATTTTGTACTGGAATTTCTGAGGCTATTGCATCTGCTTGCTGTAAAGAAGCTGCCTTAGTTGTTGCATCATCACGGGTTGAATATACACACTTCTGGAATTTGGTATCTTTTGGGGTTGTTAATTCCTCTTCACAATGTAGAGATAAAGCAGTGAAGTCAGTTGAATTTTGGGGACTAAGGAAAGGGTCTATTAGCTCTTTGTATGCTTTACTTTTTACTTCCAAGCCAATTCCTCCATTGCAGTTTGCTGCATATTTTGTTCTTTCAAATGAGCCTGTTTTAAGCATTGCCATCCTTGAAGATAATGCTTGCAACTCAAACGTATATGCTGCTACTGACGTTGATGTCAGGGGGCATGACATGTCAATAGAAGAAAAGGTCCATCTGAAAAAGGAAATATCTGTCATGGTAGAAAGGGCACCTTTTGAGGTTCTTGGAACGGAGTCTCTTTCACATCAACGC GTAAATCTCTTCCTTGCTTGGTCTTTGTTGTTATCACATCTACAGTCATTATCTTCCTCGTCTCAAAGGGAGAGACTGATCCAGTACATACAAGACTCTGCTACTCCAGTTGTTTTGGATTGCCTTTTTCAGCATATTCCTGTAGAGACTTTCACAGTTCAGAGTCTAAAGAAGAAAGATGCAGAGCTCTCTGGTGGTTTGTCGGAAGCTGCAAGTGCTGCAACCCGTGCCACCACAACTGGTTCACTCTTGTTTGCTGTGGAATCTCTTTGGCCTGTTGAATCGGAGAAAATTTCATCACTTGCTGGTGCAATATATGGTTTAATGCTCCAGGTTCTTCCAGCTTATGTACGTGGCTGGTTTAGTGATTTACGTGACCGTAACACTTCAGCTGTCATTGAATCCTTTACAAGGACTTGCTGCAGCCCTCCTCTCATTGCAAATGAATTGTCTCAG ATTAAGAAAGCCGACTTTCGTGATGAGAATTTCTCAGTAAGTGTAAGCAAATCAGCAAATGAGATTGTTGCTACttacacaaaggatgaaacgGGAATGGATCTAGTCATTCGTCTCCCTGCATCTTATCCACTAAGGCCAGTAGATGTTGATTGTACAAGGAGCCTTGGAATTGCTGAGACCAAGCAAAGGAAATGGTTGATGTCAATGATGCTATTTGTTCGTAATCAG AATGGGGCTTTAGCAGAAGCTATAGGAATTTGGAAGCGCAATTTCGATAAAGAATTTGAAGGTGTTGAGGAGTGCCCGATCTGTTACAGTGTAATTCACACCGCAGACCACAGTCTTCCTCGTCTTGGTTGCAAGACATGCAAACACAAATTTCATTCTGCTTGTCTTTGTAAATGGTTTTCTACTTCTCACAAATCATCATGCCCACTGTGTCAATCTCCGTTCTATGGTTTACACCTTGAGTAA